The following nucleotide sequence is from Salvia miltiorrhiza cultivar Shanhuang (shh) chromosome 7, IMPLAD_Smil_shh, whole genome shotgun sequence.
TTCTTATTGGAGGGAAAACCGAACCAGTAAGCGACAAAGTGTCAGGTTATCCTCTTTCTGGTCTGCTATGGTTGGAAACTTAGAATTGTCTTAGCTGATCTCTCAATTCAAGACTTTATTCAGCATTCTCATATATTTAATCTCAAGCAGTCTGGGCATTTGACATGGAAGCAGAATGTTGGTCACTTATTGAAGCGAAGGGAGACATACCGGTAATTTTCCTCCATATTGAAGAGATTTAACAGCAATAAACCTGCCACTATTTTTGAGGCATGATGCTATGCTTTCTAGTTTCCACTACATCCATGTGTATCTGCGAGTATCTTGAACCAAAAAATTACACTCTATCTTTTACATCTTGGTTTATACAAAAGTCTCATTCTCACGCTTCCTGAAAATGAATGGAGGGAGTTGCATAGGGCATCATATTAGTTCATTGGACAATAAAGTAATATATATGATCTATTTGCTATGCACCTTTTGCCTTAAATTTTCTTATCTATTGAGGATTTGTTCCGTTTGGTCACTGTAGGTTTATTCACCCTGTCATTTACTGTTATAGTGTTATCTCATTTCGGTTTTATAAGAGAATATGAATAAAAAGCATTTGTATATTACTATATTGTGAATATTTGTGAATAGATGCATTTTGTTTCTCTTCTCACAATGCAGGTTATACTAAATTTCTAGCCAAATTTGCATTTCCTTATCGCTTTCTTTATTGAGAGCTTAGATGCAACCTGTTTATTAGTGAAATTTATTTGTAGAAATACATCATAGTTCGTACTGACTCAAGCTGATACATATTACAGGTTGCACGTAGTGGCCATACAGTTGTAAGGGCAAACTCTGTTCTAATCCTATTTGGAGGTGAAGATACAAAAAGGAGGAAACTCAATGATCTCCATATGTTTGATCTAAAGTCTCTAACATGGCTTCCTCTTCATTGCACGTAAGTCGTTCATGAGTGGCTGTGTATAAAATCTGCAGTTGACCTACAAGTTGTTAACTAATGAGAATTCTCTAATATCTCCGATGGCTTTATTTTGTCTTTTGTGATTTCAGTATGCTTAGAAGTTGCATTCCTTGATTCATATATATCAGTAGGGTATTTCATGTGCAGGGGTCCAAGACCATGTTCCAGATCAAATCATATCGCTGCTCTTTATAATGACAAAATGCTATTCGTTTTTGGTGGGGCATCAAAATCTAGGACCTTGAATGATTTGTACTCTCTTGACTTTGAGGCGGTCAGTAAACACTCTTTATATGTCACATCTAAGTTTGCTGCATTCTCAGATTACTGTAACCAGAATATCAACGATGGCCTGCAACTTCTTACTCATGCATAAACGTTTCCTTCAGATGGTATGGACAAGAATCAAAGTGcgaggatttcatccatcaccTAGAGCTGGTTGTTGCGGAGCACTATGTGGAACAAAATGGTACATCACAGGCGGTGGTAGCAAGAAAAAAAGTATGTGCTTATTAGCAACTCATTCCTTATTATCCCCTTTATCTATTGTCACCTTTTCTTGGTTTATAATCCCGCTATCATTGTAAAGTTCTCTTGATTGTATACTTGCTTTGTAAGCTAAAAACTAATTTGAGAACTTGTTGTCAATAAGTCTTACGCTCTTTTGTTGTTCTAACATAACTCACCTTCAGTAAGACTAACAGCTTTGCAGTCTTGCGAATTCTCCTAACTATAGTACACGAATTCTCCCTTATACAGGGCCTGCAGAGACCTTGATATTTGATGTTTTAAAGTATACATGGTCAGTTGCTGTTGCATCGCTTCCATCTTCCATCACTACCAACAAGGTTTGTCTTAGTATTTCTCTTTTCTACTATGGTCTCCTAAGTGCCACTGTGGATATGTCCATATTTAACATTGCCATTTACTTCATGGCAAGTTATTGTTGTTTTCACTGTTACGTATATTTAGAGGAGTCCAATCAGGTAATGCGAGGTCCAATAGGTTTTTCTTGAGGTAAAATTAACAGACCCATGATACAATGCAAGTTGCAGCATCTAAGAGAGTAATGCAGTTAGGGACTGTGGTGTTAGTTGTTTGAATAAATTAGGACAAAATCTCCTTGAAGTCTTGAATGATGCTGCTGATTGAATTCTTATGTTTTTGGTTCTCGTATTGTATGCGTTAATTTTGTCTCCATTAGGGTACATCGTCTCGTGTTTTTTAATTATCAGAAACGGAAAACATACTCTTAATTCTTCTCTGGGTTGCAGGGTTTTAGTCTCGTTCTTGTGCAGCATAAGGAACGAGATTTCCTTGTTGCATTTGGTGGTACCAAGAAAGAACCATCAAACCAGGTACTCGAATTCAAATTTGCTTATTTGTAGAGCCCTGATTTCCTTTCATAGGTTTTAATTCCTCCCACTTTGGTGATAGGTTGAGGTACTTATCATGGAAAAGGTTGAATCATCAATGATCCGAAGATCGACTTTGAGTAAAGTTGCCGGAACCTTGTTGTCCGAGAATAATagtaataacaataacaataataataataactcaGCCTCCACAGGATTGTCCGCTCAACCAGGCAATGCTTCTAATAGTAGTAATTTTGATACTGTCTCGAGACTTAATTTGGCATCCGCTATCGAACAACATGGATCTGGTCGAAAATCCCTATCAGAATCCCTACTTGTCGACCCAAACTCTGCCCCTGGCAATGTCTCTCTCCGCAAACAATTTTATAACGAGGAGACTGCGGACGTTACCACAACAAAGAGCTCAGAAGACAAAAATTCATTTCGGGTGAGCTACAAGttacaatttcttaatttaatgCTGATGTTGGAACTAATGAATTGTTTTTATTGTTCCTCTATTATGATGCAACATTTACTTTCTGAAGAACTTTTTTGGAGTATTAGTAGTTCCTATTTTTGTCTCATGGGAAGATGATGACTTCCTTGATACGAGTTGGATACGTCTTACCTCATGCTAGTCGTAGGCCTTTGTGACTGAAAATAGTTACAATTACCTCATGCTTATCAATCTTTGGTATATGTGGAAAATAGTAATATAAGTTCTTACATACTAATACAAGGATATGTAAGAAATGTTGTGAGATGACTTTTAGTCTCAGcagaaaaattaataaaaagcaCGGTTCCATTGCAGATGATGGAGCAAGCCACAAAACCACTCGACTCGGGCGGTGGAAATGCAGAAGAAA
It contains:
- the LOC130991673 gene encoding uncharacterized protein LOC130991673: MFGFSRRRMKLGRLKVQLSDTAQGTRSPIRPTKRFNSSNGEGVAAVNSEADDLNFHSSSNGTELNNCASGGSENWMVLSISGEKPTPRFNHAAAVMGNKMVVVGGESSNGLLEDVQVLSFDRFSWTPVSSKLYLSPTSLPLKIPACKGHALVPWGKKVLLIGGKTEPVSDKVSVWAFDMEAECWSLIEAKGDIPVARSGHTVVRANSVLILFGGEDTKRRKLNDLHMFDLKSLTWLPLHCTGPRPCSRSNHIAALYNDKMLFVFGGASKSRTLNDLYSLDFEAMVWTRIKVRGFHPSPRAGCCGALCGTKWYITGGGSKKKRPAETLIFDVLKYTWSVAVASLPSSITTNKGFSLVLVQHKERDFLVAFGGTKKEPSNQVEVLIMEKVESSMIRRSTLSKVAGTLLSENNSNNNNNNNNNSASTGLSAQPGNASNSSNFDTVSRLNLASAIEQHGSGRKSLSESLLVDPNSAPGNVSLRKQFYNEETADVTTTKSSEDKNSFRMMEQATKPLDSGGGNAEETSPVAETDKSSLDKQGSGSLGLEGEELVCQETNCRSRITASSGVCQTHESKLASLLRKNGVLEGQLAAAIAAREAAEKNSSSANKSRQEMEKRLGDAMKEIELLKEKLVSVELAQEEANSLSNIVHSDNVRLEHDTAFLKAVLDETQKELHSTRGVLAGERARAYQLQLEVFHLKQRLQSLESRAPTPRKPYQM